From the genome of Adlercreutzia equolifaciens DSM 19450:
GTCGCGCTCGAGTTCGACATTCCCATGCTCATGCCCGTGGACGACAACGGCGTGTTCACCGGCGAGGCGGGGCAGTTTGCCGGCCTTTCCACCGACGAGGCCAATCCCGTCATCATCGACTGGCTGCGCGAGCAGGGCACACTCGTGGCCGAGAAGAAGATCAACCACTCCTACCCGCACTGCTGGCGCTGCCGCGAGCCGGTCATCTTCCGCGCCACGGACCAGTGGTTCGTCTCCATGGACAAGAACGCCCTGCGCGAGGACGCCCTGCGCGCCATCAACTCGGAGGTGGAGTGGATTCCCGCCTGGGCCAAGAACCGCATCGGCGCCATGGTGGCCGACCGTCCCGACTGGTGCATCTCCCGCCAGCGAAGCTGGGGCGTGCCCATTCCCGTGTTCAAGTGCGCCAAGTGCGGCAACACGGTGGCCACGGCCGAGACCTTCGACGCGGTGATCGAGCTGTTCAACACCAAGGGCGCCGACGCCTGGTTCACCGAGGCGCCAAGCGATTATCTGCCGCGCGGCACCAAGTGCGAGGTGTGCGGGGGTACCGAGCTCATCCCCGAGAAGGACATCCTGGACGTGTGGTGGGAGTCCGGCGTCTCGCACACGAGCGTCTGCCGCCACCGTGCCGAAGCTGATGGGCTCACCTTCCCGGCCGACATGTACCTGGAGGGCTCCGACCAGCACCGCGGCTGGTTCCAGTCGTCGCTGCTCACCTCCATCGGCGCCTACGGCGTGCCGCCGTACAGGTCGGTCATGCACTGCGGGTTCACCGTGGACGAAGAGGGTCGCAAGATGTCGAAGTCGCTCGGCAACGGCATCGATCCGGAGGAGATGTGCAGCAAGTTCGGCGCCGATGTGCTGCGCCTCTGGGTGTCCTCCTGCGATTACTCCCAGGACGTGTCCATCTCCGAGAACATCCTGAAGCAGGTCTCCGACGCCTACCGTCGCTTCCGCAATACCTTCCGCTTCCTGCTCGGCAACCTGAACGACTTCACGCCGGACGACTTCGTGGGGGACTGGGACGCGCTGGAGCCGCTCGACCAGTGGGCGATGGTGCGCCTCTCGCAGCTGCTCGCCGACGTGGAGGCCGCTTACGAGTCCTACCGCTTCAACAGTGTCTACCGGGCCCTGTACGATTATGTGAACGACATCTCCGCCGTGTACATGGACGTCACCAAGGATCGCCTGTACGCTGAGGCGCCGGCCTCGCCGCGACGCCGGGCCGTGCAGACCGTGCTCATGAACATCCTGGAGGTGCTCGTGCGCGTCATGGCGCCCATCCTGTCGTTCACTACCGACGAGGTGTGGGAGTGCTACCCGCCGGCCTTCAGGGACATAGAGGGCCGCGAGGCCTCGGTGCAGCTGGCTGGCTGGCCCACCGCGCGCGACTTCGTGCCCGCCCTTCCCGCCGACGCCGGCGCGCAAGTGGCGACCATGGAGGAGATGATGGCCGTCCGCGAGGTGGTCACCAAGGCGCTGGAAGAGGCCCGAAACGAGAAGATCATCGGCAAGAGCCAGGAGGCATCGCTTATCGTGACGGCGCCGGCGGCCCTAGTGGCCACGGCCGGCTCCTTCGACCCGTCGGTCTTCGAGGAGCTGTTCATAGTGGCCTCGGTGCAGTTTGTGGAAGGCGACGGCGACGAGATCACGGCGGCGGTCGCGGTGGCCGAGGGCGAGAAGTGCCCGCGCTGCTGGAACATCTGCGAGCTCGGTGGCAACCCGCGTCATCCGGACGTGTGCGAGCGCTGCGGGGATGCGCTGGACGCCATCGAGGGCGGGACCGAGTAAGTGGCCGCTCCCGAGACGTTAACCATCGAGAAAGAGCCAGGGGAGGCCTCTGCCGTGGAGGAGAGGCTTCCCAGCCGGCGCAAGCGCAACGCCGCCATCTTCGTTCCTCTTGCCGCTCTGTGGCTTGTCCTCGACATCGCCACGAAAGCTTACTTCAACAGCTTCTCCGTGGGCCAGGTGGTGGCCGATCCCTTTCTTGGTCTGGTGCAGTTCCGCCTGGTGCACAACACCGGTGCCGCCTGGGGTATGTTCGATGAATCGACCTTCGCCCTCGGAGTGATGTCGGTGCTCGTCTGCGTCGCGCTCACGGTGTATTTGTTCACGGCCGGCAAGCGCGCCGGCGTTATGGAGACGGTGGGGATCGCGCTGATTGTGGCCGGCGGCTTGGGCAACGCGCTCGACCGCTTCACGTTGGGCTACGTGGTCGATTTCATCGACACGGTGTTTATCAGCTTCCCTACGTTCAACGTTGCCGACATCGGGGTTACCTGCGGGTTCGTGCTGTTCTTCGCGGGGATGCTTTGGTCCATGAGGAAGGATGCGCCCGCGAAGGAGGTCGCATCGGAGGAGAAGTAACCTGTTCGGGGGATGACCCTCTGGCAGGACGTCGATAGAATGGATGCCATGTCACGCTCGCTTTGCCATATCGTCGCCACCGAGGACGCTGGATGCCGCCTGGATGCCCTGTGCGCCGCCCGGGGGCTCTACGCTTCCCGCTCGGCCGCCGCGCGCGCCATCGAGGAAGGCCGCGTCTTCGTGAACGGCGCCACGGTTTCTAAAAAGCATGCCGTGGCGGCGGGGGACACCATCGTCTACGAGGTGGACGACGAGCCGGAGTCCGTGGTGGTCTACGGCGAGCCCATCGACTTGGATGTGCGCTTCGAAGACGAGGACATGCTCGTGCTCTCGAAGCAGATCGGGCTCGTCTGCCACCCCTCCGTCGATCATGCCCACGGCACGCTGGTCAATGCGCTTATCTGGCACTGCGGCGAGGACAACCTCTGCAACGTGCAGGGCGAGGAGGCCGACCGGCTCGGCATCGTGCACCGGCTCGACCGCGACACCTCGGGCCTCATGCTGGCGGCCAAGACCGATGAGGCCGGGCGCGAGCTCATGGCGCAAATTCAGGATCGCGCCGTCGACCGCCACTACATCGCGCTCGTTCACGGCATCATGGCCCACGACACCGGCATGATCGACGCGCCCATCGCGCGCTCCGCCGACGAGCGGTGCCGCATGGCCGTGCGCGACGTGCCGAGCGCCCGGGAGGCCATCACGACGTTTCGCGTGCTCGAGCGCTTCGAGGCAGGCCCCAAGGACGACGGCTACAGCCTCATCGAGTGCAAGCTTTTCACGGGCCGCACCCACCAGATCCGCGTGCACATGCAGTACACGCGCCATCCAATCGTGGGCGATCCGGTGTACAACGCCCACGGCCCCCGCGACGCCCGGGCCCAGCTGGGGCTGCGCCGCCAGTTCCTACACTCCTACAGCATCGCCTTCGAGCACCCGACGACCGGCGAGCCCATGGCCTTCGCCGACAATCTGCCGCGCGACCTGCAGGAAGCGCTCGATTCGCTGGCCGCGCGCTCGCTGGGCAAGACCGAGGCGGGGCGCGAGGTGGCCGAGCTCATGGCAACGTCGCCCGTCCCTTCCGTGGAAGGAGAGGTACCCGATGAGTAGGAAGCAGGCCGCCGCCCCGCGCAAGGTGGGCATCATCATTGCGAACACGGGAACGCCCGAGGCTCCCACGAGAAAGGCCGTGAAGAAGTACCTCTCGCAGTTCCTCATGGATCCGCGCATCTGCCCCATGCCGCGCCCGGTGTGGTGGACGCTGCTGCATACGACCATCCTGCGCAAGCGCTCGCGCGCCTCGGCGGTAAAATACGAGAGTATCTGGACAGCCGAAGGCTCGCCGCTCATCGCGACCACCGAGTCGCTCGAGCGCGGTCTGAACGAGTACTACGCTAGGGCGGGGCTGCCCGTGGTGGTGCGCACGGGCATGAGCTACGGCAAGCCCGGCATCAAGCATGCGGTAAAAGAGCTCAAGGAGGCAGGTTGCACGGAGCTTGTGGTGCTGCCCATGTACCCGCAGTCGGCCTTCTCCACCACCGGTTCGGTGAGCGACGCTGCGAAGAAGGCCGTGCGCCGGGCGCGCTTCAAGGGCCGCGTGCGGTTTATCGACGGCTACGGCGAGGACTCCGTCTACGTGCGCG
Proteins encoded in this window:
- the ileS gene encoding isoleucine--tRNA ligase, whose amino-acid sequence is MSNSYKDTMNLPETDFPMRGNLPAREPERLAQWQEMDIYRRVLEKNADGKPFVLHDGPPYANGPIHIGHAFNKILKDFVVKSHAQRGYFTPYIPGWDCHGQPIEHMVEVTLGPEKMAEISQVELRQRCREWAEKYVDIQRNGFKRLGVNADWEHPYLTFIPNYEAGNVEIFKDLYLKGSVYRGRKPIHWCTHCHTALAEAEIEYGDEVSPSIYVKFKLDAMPGVFEASGAEGAAYLLIWTTTPWTLPANTAVSLAPDADYVMVTVGGDNLIMAKELVETVAEVAGWEDYDFVRGADGEPVTLTGKQLFGLTYTAPVRRDIKGTVIYGDHVTLDTGTGAVHTAPGHGQDDYLVALEFDIPMLMPVDDNGVFTGEAGQFAGLSTDEANPVIIDWLREQGTLVAEKKINHSYPHCWRCREPVIFRATDQWFVSMDKNALREDALRAINSEVEWIPAWAKNRIGAMVADRPDWCISRQRSWGVPIPVFKCAKCGNTVATAETFDAVIELFNTKGADAWFTEAPSDYLPRGTKCEVCGGTELIPEKDILDVWWESGVSHTSVCRHRAEADGLTFPADMYLEGSDQHRGWFQSSLLTSIGAYGVPPYRSVMHCGFTVDEEGRKMSKSLGNGIDPEEMCSKFGADVLRLWVSSCDYSQDVSISENILKQVSDAYRRFRNTFRFLLGNLNDFTPDDFVGDWDALEPLDQWAMVRLSQLLADVEAAYESYRFNSVYRALYDYVNDISAVYMDVTKDRLYAEAPASPRRRAVQTVLMNILEVLVRVMAPILSFTTDEVWECYPPAFRDIEGREASVQLAGWPTARDFVPALPADAGAQVATMEEMMAVREVVTKALEEARNEKIIGKSQEASLIVTAPAALVATAGSFDPSVFEELFIVASVQFVEGDGDEITAAVAVAEGEKCPRCWNICELGGNPRHPDVCERCGDALDAIEGGTE
- the lspA gene encoding signal peptidase II; the encoded protein is MAAPETLTIEKEPGEASAVEERLPSRRKRNAAIFVPLAALWLVLDIATKAYFNSFSVGQVVADPFLGLVQFRLVHNTGAAWGMFDESTFALGVMSVLVCVALTVYLFTAGKRAGVMETVGIALIVAGGLGNALDRFTLGYVVDFIDTVFISFPTFNVADIGVTCGFVLFFAGMLWSMRKDAPAKEVASEEK
- a CDS encoding RluA family pseudouridine synthase, encoding MSRSLCHIVATEDAGCRLDALCAARGLYASRSAAARAIEEGRVFVNGATVSKKHAVAAGDTIVYEVDDEPESVVVYGEPIDLDVRFEDEDMLVLSKQIGLVCHPSVDHAHGTLVNALIWHCGEDNLCNVQGEEADRLGIVHRLDRDTSGLMLAAKTDEAGRELMAQIQDRAVDRHYIALVHGIMAHDTGMIDAPIARSADERCRMAVRDVPSAREAITTFRVLERFEAGPKDDGYSLIECKLFTGRTHQIRVHMQYTRHPIVGDPVYNAHGPRDARAQLGLRRQFLHSYSIAFEHPTTGEPMAFADNLPRDLQEALDSLAARSLGKTEAGREVAELMATSPVPSVEGEVPDE